The Daucus carota subsp. sativus chromosome 7, DH1 v3.0, whole genome shotgun sequence genome window below encodes:
- the LOC108195521 gene encoding probable calcium-binding protein CML18, giving the protein MASLDDEQIGELREIFRSFDMNNDNSLSQLEFNSLLRSLGLSPSPDQLQAITEKADTNNNGLIEFSEFLALVAPELARSPYSEKQMRVIFKMFDRDGDGFVTAEELADSMERLGHKLSKEELTGMIEEADADGDGQISFQEFSQVLSFAAFQNSWT; this is encoded by the coding sequence ATGGCTAGTCTAGACGACGAGCAAATAGGCGAGCTCCGGGAAATATTTCGATCATTTGACATGAACAATGATAATAGTTTAAGTCAACTCGAGTTCAACTCCCTGCTACGATCCCTCGGGCTAAGCCCGAGTCCGGATCAGCTCCAAGCAATTACGGAGAAAGCCGATACGAACAACAACGGTTTGATCGAGTTCTCTGAGTTTTTAGCTCTTGTGGCGCCTGAGCTGGCCAGGTCTCCGTACAGTGAGAAGCAAATGCGAGTGATATTCAAGATGTTTGATCGGGATGGGGATGGGTTCGTTACGGCGGAAGAGTTGGCTGATTCGATGGAGAGACTGGGACATAAGTTGAGTAAGGAGGAGTTGACGGGGATGATCGAAGAAGCTGATGCTGATGGGGATGGTCAGATTAGTTTCCAGGAGTTTTCTCAGGTGTTGAGTTTTGCTGCTTTTCAAAACTCTTGGACATGA